CCGTTCTGTCTAAAGCTACTGAGCAGAAGATTAGtcatttgttggtttgtttgtttgtttatattattttccacatttctatttcattcattcactttctttctttctctctctctctctcactctctcttgtccCAGTGTCTCTGGTAATGCTGTACGTAAGAGGCTCCGTGGCTGAGCGGCTTTAGATTAATGACTGGGCTCTTTAGAACAAGGGCAGGCTTAGGttagtggaggggagaggagaggagaggaggcttgCTGTGCGCCACAAGCAGCGAACGGGCAGCTGAAACTGAATTACAGAAGTGTTCTCTCTCATGCGCTAGCAAGTGCaatgatcagacacacacactcacacactcacacacacacacactcagagagacacacacgcacacacacacacacacacacacacacacacacacacacacacacacacaaacactcacacacagacacacacacaaagacacacacacacacagacacacacagacacactcacacacacacacacacacacacacacagacacacacacacacactcacacacacacacacacacacacacacacacaaacactcacacacagacacacacacacacacacacacacacacacacacacacacacagacagacacacacacacacacacacacacacacacacacagacacacacacacacagacacacactcacgcactcagagacacacacacacacacacacagacacacactcacgcgcacacacacacacacggtaacaTAGTAAAACATTTCATGGCACTGATTTCTCAGACAGCACATCTGAATTGTGAATTCTTTGTGACACTTGGCTGAACTGGTGCCGCCTCAGCCTATGGCACTATGTTCCCAGCTGGTGCTGTAGCAAtgcccatgtgtgtgagagcgaatACGGtcatgtgggtatgtgtgtatgtgtgtatgtgtgcatgtgtgcatgtgtgcatgtgtgtacgtgtgtatgtgtgtatgtgtgtacgtgtgtgtatgtgtgtatgtgtgtatgtgtgtatgtgtgtacgtgtgtgtatgtgtgtatgtgtgtatgtgtgtatgtgtgcatgtgtgcatgtgtgtatgtgtgtatgtgtgtacgtgtgtacgtgtgtgtatgtgtgtatgtgtgtatgtgtgtatgtgtgcatgtgtgcatgtgtgcatgtgtgtacgtgtgtatgtgtgtatgtgtgtacgtgtgtgtatgtgtgtatgtgtgtatgtgtgcatgtgtgcatgtgtgcatgtgtgtatgtgtgtatgtgtgtacgtgtgtatgtgtgtacgtgtgtatgtgtgcatgtgtgcatgtgtgtatgtgtgtatgtgtgtacgtgtgtatgtgtgccagcCAACTCAGTCTTTGTCTAGTCTCTGGTCCTCAAGAACAGTGCTTTTGCTCAAATGGGAGTGAAAAAGAGTGTTATTGTCCTCTCCACTCGATCCACTCAGTCAGCTGTGCCAAGGGAATGTTTCTGAGCTGATGGAAGTCCAAATTCATTGTTTTTCTAATAACCCTGAACATGAAACAGACAGGAACGTTTTGGCCTTACGGCGTAATTTATGTTATTGTTGGGGTCTTTCTCTGAGTGtggatgtcagtgtgtgaaagtatgtgtggtgggtgtgtgtgtgtgtgtgtgtgtgtgtgaacatgaatgGACAAATGTGTATGCTAATTTGTATGCAAGTGTCTGACTTATGTTGTGTATATTCTGTCTGTACACatttgtagtttgtgtgtgtgtgtgtgtgtgtgtgtgtgtgtgtgtgtgtgtgtgtgtgtgtgtgtgtgtatgtgtgtgtgttaagtgaaTTCACTTAAATGTGGTTGTACTAATTTGGGCATGCtaatttgtgtgtgattgtttgacATTTGACATTGTGTAacgtgtagttgtgtgtgtgtgtgtgtgtgtgtgtttgtgtgtgtgtttgtgtagccatgtgtgtatgtgcctaaGTGCACAAGCGCACAAATGCTTGCAGAGATTCTGCTGAGCATCACAGAGCGCTGGCCAGATAAGCAGACTGGCAGAATCAGAGGGGAGCCAGTTTCATTTGCATAATTATGCCCCTGCTTCCTGGAGCGGCATTGAGAAACCCTGCGCCGACCTCTATCGACCTTTCCTGAACCCGAATACTGAGCAGCACTgggacacagggacagagagaaggaacagaCCTGTAATTacgagaaatgtgtgtgtgtgtgtgtgtgtgtgtgtgtgtgtgtgtgtttatgtgtttgtgtgcgtgtgtgtgtgtgtgtgtgtgtgtttatgtgtgtgtgtgtgtgtgtgtgtgtgcgtgtgtgtttatgtgtgtgtgtgtgtgtgtgtgtgtgtgtgtgtgtgtgtgtgtgtgtgtgtgtgtgtgtgtgtgtgtgttagtatgtgtgtgtgtgtttgtgtgtgtttttgtgtgcgtgtgtgtgtttgggtgtgtgtgtgtgtgtgtgtgtgtgtgtgtgtgtgttagtgtgtgagcaatgtatgtgtttggtgtttgtttaGGCATGTGTGGCCATGTTGTAAAACCTAAAGTCCCTCcgtagacaggtgtgtgtgtctacacgtctgtgtgtttgtgcgtggaTGTGCGAGTGTATGAATTTTCATAAATCTAGCCGTGCTTCCATGGCCAACGTGGAGTTCCTCCACTGTAGGACATGTCCCAGCCTTGGCTGgtgtaaaggaaaaaataaacatttctcCTCATTGTCTCTAAATGGAGGATTTGTTTCACGTCTCTCGCTCCGTCCAGAGGGCCACAGCCGCTCCATAATCAGCCTCTAATGCGAGAGGCCTCTTCTCTCATTGGAAATTCATTCTCAACAGCTTGTTATTATCCAGGCCTCTGAATCTCTGAATAGATTTACAAGCATTAAGAGCGGGCCATTGTAGGGGACATGTGGGGGGGAGGTCCTGGGGCTTTTGTCTGGGCCCCAGTTTGGAATCAGCTGTCCTTCCTgcgaaggaaaaaaaaaaaggggaggaaaaaaatctgtctggtttcggaacagagaaacatgtcacaGGTTTTTGAGGAATCACACACGGTGGACGTGTGCCAGATTTGGCCCCTGTCAGTCACTCCAAAACAagcagttaacacacacactcatccgaGGGcgtacgcacacagacaaacatacacattcgacaacaaacaaacacacaagctggAATGTCCAAGAACCATTCGGATGCAGTTGTGCGGCCTTGTAGTTATTTCTTGTCCTTTCAGTTTGTGCCACTGTGCACTACTACCCAGCAGCACACAGTACAGCTTACAAAttattaaataatgaattatctcacaattgaatttttttttgatAAATGTTTCTTTTAATTCCTTGGAAAAGACCTGCACACAAAAAGGCCCCTTGGGTTTTTATGAATCCACAGCATCTCATTAAATAAAGCATAGCAAGGCCAACACAAAGGCCTGGGCTCTGATGGCACAGCTCCTTAGATGGGTATCTGACTATAGAAGTCCTCTAAGCAGTTGGGTTGTTTTGTCAgtgatttgtatgtgcatgtcatgTCCATAtacaatgtgcatgtgtgtgcacatatatgcatgtaacctgtgcatacacatgtgtgtgtgtgtgtgtgtgtgtgtatttgcgtgtgtgcgtgtgtgtgtgtgtgtgtgtgcgtgtgtgtgtgtgtgcgtgcatgtgtgtgtgtgtgtgtgtgtgtgtacacacacatatctgcttTTACCATGTAGCAAATCTTTTCCTGTTGACTTTTTCCCCCCTGCGCGAGTGTCTCTGACAGCAGCACCTGCCATACTGGAAAATGCCTTAAGGTTTGTTTGACTTGCCACGGGCagcggaggggagggagggagggaggggcggccagagagaaagagagcagaagaaagagagtgtttaCTTTCCTCTCCCGGCCTTTGTCTCGCGCCCAGCAGATAAGAGGAGGCACGCGTTGGGCCGCACTCGCCTGTCAAGCCAGCTGAAAGAGTGCCTgttcccttctttctcttctttcctctctccccctttcttttcaGGGGGGAGCGGGGGAGAGCAGCAGACGGGGCGGGCAGACAAAAGCGAAGGAGAGGAAACCTGGAGAAgcatggatggggggggggggcacgacACACAGGGCAGGTGTGCTCATGTTTGGCCTCGTTGATTTATGTTCTTTTTTGTACAACACAGAGGTGCTTACTTTTCAATTCACTCCTGGCTTGTGTTCCAGATAAAAGGAAAATCGTGTGACAGCAGTGGAAACACAATTGTGTGCTTACAGAAGGCAAATATATGCCAGCAGATGCATACAGACTTAAGATACCTACTGGCATTCTGTCTGCTAGAACTCCACCAATCAGCGCTTTCCTTTCGGTCCGTGTGACAGTGGCTAATCATGATGGATACTGGATATGAATAGGGCTTTAATGAAAAGATCTGGTCACTGGCAGAGGCCTCCTGTGGTAGCCTATCCATGCGGGTCGAGTCCCGGCTTCACACCCGACCGGCTCTGGTCAGTGGGCCAGACCACTGAGGCCAGGTTTACAGCGACCTCTGTGGGCTCAGTTTGAGTGGAGTGGACCGACGTGCGGCTGGTGGTGTTGCTGGAGGTCCGGCGTGCGGTCGGTGGGTCAGTGAGGACGGGGCCAGCGCAGTGGGCCGGCCCGGAGgcgggagggtggagggggcatGCTGGCTGCAGGTCCAGGGCTGGGCGCCACTCAGCTGTGTTGGAGCAAGAGGGGAGCTGGATGGAGAGTGACCACAGATGCCCTCCATGTCCAATTAAACAatgccacatgcacacacacacacacacacacacacatggccgcagacgcacacataaatggcatccaaacacacataactGGCATCCACATGCATGCTGTCAAACACATATGGATCTGCTAATGTGTTcgcacactaaaacacacatctaaacacacacacacacacacacccacacacacacacacacacatactcacacaacgcatacaaacatgcatgttGGCAGTGTTCTATATAACAAGAACTTCTGTAGAACTGTGGAAAGAGAGACTAGAATTATTCTGTTCTGTGTACCGCGTACCATAATGATTTCTTGGTTTTATTATAATTCCTTTTTATTCTCATCTTCTTGTAATCTTTTTCCTTCACGGTTCCATCTCTGGTGCTCTGCTGTGGTGGTACGGTGAGGCAGCGccggtggtgtttgtgtttgaggctCTTTATCTGCCTCTCTTATCGGGCTCTCTGGCTCTCGCTCTGCAGCTGCCACccacctgtcactcacacagGGAGTGGCATGGGGGGcggagccagtgtgtgtgtgtgtgcgcgtgtgtgtttatgtgtgtgtgtgtgtgtgtgtgtgtagatggagaGCAGGGGTAAAAAGTAAAGTGATGGAATGTTTTCAGAAAGTTAAGTGATTAGCAGGTACTGGGGAACTACCTTGGTAAACCACCGGTAAAAAAAACCAAACAGAGAATGCTGCCCACACCCACTCCTTTTGAAGgttttctttctcctttgtcCCGCCTACACTAAACTGTACGGTGgtatgttttctttattttctttcacacCACAACCAAATGTTACAGagggtgaccacacacacacaaaaaaaatgtaagggcCACCGATCCAACCAATTGACGCCATCTCCAGTCACCATCTGCTATTTACTTCATGCGTGTTTCGATAATAAGGCTTTCTGTAGTTGGAAAATGACAGTTGGCTTAGTCAGTGCGCGTCCATGCTACCCAGTGCTGAATCCCAGAGGACGCTCTCACAGCTAACATAGCAGTACTTTACTGACGGCAGACCCTTGGGTTTTTCCATTTGGgatttggttgccatggcaaggGGCAGGTGTAACCCAGGTGTGTAGAGTTCCCTGAGCAGCCCCTATCCACTTAGTGCTTCTGAGGGTTACAGATGACAGCTTTGGCCACAGTCAAGATAGGCCACAACAGCCCCAGCCTATGTTATTTGCCCCCCAGTATGTCATGTCTATTTGTCTCTTATTGGTGCCACAGTGATAGTGCTCCGTTCATCATAAGATGAACATATAATATGCCCTAGGCATTTCTCAATGAATACGGAAGATTCCATAACTTTCCTACAGTGATGTTAACTTAATGTAGATCcatctaaccacacacacacacacattcacacatgctcccacacacacgcacatgcacagacacacacacctgttgtgtTTCTGGTCTGTAACATGCTAGGAGGTGCATTGTGATGATTTGATTTAATGTGTGACTAAGACTGAACAGGTTTTCTGCCTGTGTTCGTCCCTTGAGACTTGGGTCAGTAAGTTAATAACACCAGAGGATCTTACAGTGTAATACACTACCACTTCACTCAGGGAATTTATTAAGGCACTTTGGCATGCAAATTCCATGATGTTCCCATGTCTTCACAGAAATGTTGCCTCTCAGCAGTTGTGGCAGACAAAAGTATGATATCAAGTCTTTCATGACTTTTTTAACTGTAATTTGTAATTGTTAGTTGTAAGGGACTTATTTTAGGTCACTTTTGatctgtctgaaaatgtcagccATTCATTTGGAGATTATTAACCATCCATCTGACACTTATATGCCAGACAGTGAGCTATTATCATAAACACAGTTATTCGTTAATGCTAGTGCTAGAATTTTCTGTCTAGATGAGAGGCAAAAATTTGCTccacaaaatacaatacaactCAATTCACCAATAAGTTCAACTCTATTTATTAAACcacagtgtttttgtttattttttattatttggacACATAGCAAATACTGCAGAAACATAGAAGCATGTTAAGAGCTAATGATTACAAAATAAGCTGCTGGTAAACAATGATTGTACCTAAAGGCAATGGGTTTTACAAAGTCATGGTCTTGGATTGCAAGCTAGTACGCTTCAACTTAATCGAAAGCATCTAGGCAAACTTAGACGGCAAGTCTGACAGAGACAACATTTGGCTATGTCAATGAAAACAAAGTCAACACGACTCACAAATTACTCCCACGAAACAATAAAtattttcaataaataaatacataaataaattaaataaatgtgaaGGTCAATTTATTGCaattatataaaaataataagtGTAGGCTACGATTTGTTGCCAAACGCATTGATGATAAATAAGACGTccaaacaaacaatcacttgATAGGATACATGATTAAGGCAATTGTACAGCAGAAGATAGTGTAGAGAACTCTATTTCAAGGCATTTGTGGCTACGCTAAAAGGGAATATTTCCGGgatgtaaaatgtttttcttttttttttgtcgggGAAAGCTAAATTCCAATGTCCACAGATTCACAAGCTATATCAAAGCTAGTAAAGTGATAAGTACATTTACGGCCTGTGAATTAAAAAGGCATTTTCTCACATCACAGCTAGGATATCACTCTCTTAGGTCTAGAAGCTAATGCGTTATAGCACATGTGCAGAGATCCTAGAAAAATAATTTAACAGTCTAGTTTTACTCTCCAGATAAACTAAGTTACGTCAGAAAATATAGCATTCAAGTTCGTTGGAGGAGTTTAACATCCTGTTTCTTTTTTAAGAGTCACCTCGCGTTGTGAAACTCCCTGGTTCTCTACATCGGTTCCATGAGAAGGcactgttttgagttgtgatTTAGCAGGCTGGACGCACAGGCATTTGTAACAGGATGACTTGGCGGTTTTCCGACGGGTGACATTTGTTGATGTGTCGCGTAAGTCCCGGGGAGCTGTAGAACATCGCAGGGCAGTATTTGCAGGGGTACACCTGTGAGGAGTGCTGAAGGCGAACGTGCCTCTCTTGGCTGACTCTGTTGGGAAAGTTCTCACCACAAACCGGGCATAAGTGACACTCGGTAGAGCTGAGATTCAGCGGCGTTTGATTTTGAGACTGATCTGACGAGAGCGGTGTCTTCGGTTTGCCTTCGCTTTGGGCAGCTAGGCCGGCATCTTGGGTTTGGGAGGCGTGATGAGATACAATGTGCTTCCTCAAATAAGCTTGACGTTTAAACTTTTTGCTGCAGTGGTGACAATCGTAAAGCCCATCTTCAGATCCCGACTCTGACACACCCGGGCTGGGTGTGTCCCTGTCGCTTGCGAGCTCAGTGCGCGCGGTATCCTTAGCAATCTCTGTTGACGCACCCTTATCCCCGGCGGGCATTTTAGTGATCTCAGATTTGGTGTTCTGGTTTCCAGATATCATCATTGCGTTTTGAGGTTTCGGCTTATGCCAGCGTCTGTGGGACGCTAGGTTAGCGGGACAGCTGAAGACCTTGTCACACTCAGGACACCTGTACTCGACTCTGACGATGCGCGAGCACTTGTGCTGGGCGAGAGCGAACGGGTCGACATATGCCTCTCTGCATAACTGACAGACAAACTCACCGAGGGGCTTGTCGCCCCCGGAAGCTTTGGATAAGGGTTTTTGGTCGATCGGTGCCTCCTTTATTTTCAGTCCAAGCACTGGCGAAGTTGTGACCTCATCCTCGAATTGCAGTTTCCTGATTGCTTTGGGTTTTTTAGGCGCTGGCCTGCTCTTGCGCTCGGTCGTGTCGGATGAAGGTCTTTTGGTTGCATTGGTTGTAGCAGTTGTTGGGACACTGCTAGTGGTGCCGCTCCGATTGCTGTTGCTGGTTCCAATTTTTAGGTCCACCGGTGCAAACAGGAGGTGATCTAAACTATTGAGCGCCGCAGGTGTCGGGAATGACTCCGCGGAGACCGGTGAACCGAGATTGAAGCGTCTTTCAAAATATGCCCGCTCATGCTCCTTGCTGACGGGCCGGGTGGGGCTGTATAACGCCTGGTACATCGCCTCCGGATTTCCAAACTGAACCGGTTTAGCATCCTGCCTGGATGTTTCCGGGCCTGGCTCACTATTTGGTGATGATGTTGCAGCACGAGCAGGGCTGGATACGAACGCGCCTGCTGTCAGAGCATCCGCCTGAGTCTGCAGGACCGGGAACTGTCCCTGTTCCTCCTCATCGGAGCGAACTCTGTAGGAAACAGGTGTCGCTTTCTTGTTCCTTTTCACTAAAAATCCTCTGGGCATCTTGGTGGTTAAACAGAAGGCACTTTAGAAAAAAGGGGATGCGAGAGACGAATGgtgtcacagaaaaaaaaatcccgaGTCTGGAGGATTGCGGACACCGATGATATTTCGGTTTTCTGTGGTGTCTCCGCGTCTCGACGTTCTTTTCATGAAATGCTTTTCATCAGTAAGGCATAGCAGCACTCTTTTTAAGGAGAAATGATGACATTGTTCTCGCCCCTTGTTGCCACatcctcagccaatcagatggaACTAAGATCCCTATGGATTTGTGAGTGGGAGGGTATGAAGGCTTGGTGTCGGGTGAAAATGTAGGAGGATTTGCAGATTGCTAAGCAGATGTACCTGAGGTTTATTATATTACAATGCGGCCCGCGCCCCTTCCTTCCCGACAAGGGCACACGCCGGGACCCACCTCTTTTTACGGTCTGATGGGTTTCTATACAAATGCACACGTGCCTCGGCTTTGTGTGGCTCCTTTGGGGGGCTCTGATCTGGCCGTCACTACCAGACCATCAGAATCCCAAATTAAAAAGGGGAGGGGTTGCCCATCAACGGAAAATGACAACAAAGCAGCGCATCGTGTGGACAACAACGTCCAAGAGTGCTTCAGATTCTGTCTTATTTCCTTAAAGTAAAGAATATAGATTGAGCACatgaaacaaaaataacatattcaCCCATTGTACGAACACTGATAAAATGTATAATTTATTGTGCAATGTCTTGCGTTTGAACAAAGCGCCAATGGCGACATGTGTTTGATACGACAGTTGAATTCCGGACATATGAATCAGTCATCTTACGCATACATAATTAATAAAAGAGGGGGTCCCCTGCTTTGCATCACAAAAGCCACGCTTGTGCAGTCTGCACCCCGTATGCGGGTGAAAAGGAAATTGCACGGTAAAATAGGGCTCACAAGCAATctggtcgagagagagagagggagaagcgtGAGGCGTAATCAGTTGGACAAAGATCTTCAAATGGGGCAAAGAACGATTACCGCGGGGTTATAAATGCACTGTCTCTCGGCCAAATCACTCTTCTCCTACCTAAAATCCACGTCTAAGAAGTGATTATGATTGTTTTAATGCCTCAGTGATTGTGGTTTGACTGGACCCTGTCATGTGGATCATTAATTCGGTTGTAAACAGAACATGTCCAAACAGGGTTTCAAATGTTGTACAATATATGATATAGGCTAGTATCTGGTAATCAGACCCCGTGGGTAGTTTGTAAATTAGATAACATCAAATTA
Above is a genomic segment from Clupea harengus chromosome 15, Ch_v2.0.2, whole genome shotgun sequence containing:
- the insm1a gene encoding insulinoma-associated protein 1a is translated as MPRGFLVKRNKKATPVSYRVRSDEEEQGQFPVLQTQADALTAGAFVSSPARAATSSPNSEPGPETSRQDAKPVQFGNPEAMYQALYSPTRPVSKEHERAYFERRFNLGSPVSAESFPTPAALNSLDHLLFAPVDLKIGTSNSNRSGTTSSVPTTATTNATKRPSSDTTERKSRPAPKKPKAIRKLQFEDEVTTSPVLGLKIKEAPIDQKPLSKASGGDKPLGEFVCQLCREAYVDPFALAQHKCSRIVRVEYRCPECDKVFSCPANLASHRRWHKPKPQNAMMISGNQNTKSEITKMPAGDKGASTEIAKDTARTELASDRDTPSPGVSESGSEDGLYDCHHCSKKFKRQAYLRKHIVSHHASQTQDAGLAAQSEGKPKTPLSSDQSQNQTPLNLSSTECHLCPVCGENFPNRVSQERHVRLQHSSQVYPCKYCPAMFYSSPGLTRHINKCHPSENRQVILLQMPVRPAC